In Rhizobium glycinendophyticum, a single window of DNA contains:
- a CDS encoding aa3-type cytochrome c oxidase subunit IV, whose translation MSEEHSGPVEIGASMDYREHDKTYDLFIAGTKYGTAIIVALMIAMAAGFFGGAGFLGGTFIWIVLSVAGVFLMR comes from the coding sequence ATGAGCGAAGAGCATTCTGGTCCTGTCGAAATCGGTGCTTCGATGGACTACCGGGAACACGACAAGACCTATGATCTTTTCATTGCCGGCACGAAATACGGCACCGCCATCATCGTTGCCCTGATGATCGCCATGGCTGCCGGTTTCTTTGGTGGTGCAGGCTTCCTCGGCGGCACGTTCATCTGGATCGTGCTGAGCGTCGCTGGCGTCTTCCTTATGCGTTGA
- a CDS encoding DUF2332 domain-containing protein: MSEDRADLIRQSFLRQAKACADLGSPFTARLCALAAERLTEETRVGATVLGWSGNPDGTGDALALRLAGTLHALVRSGQDPALAAVYPPHAVDDDTLWAAIEAAMRRDEAFMLERLKSAPQTNEVRRSSALLPGFLTIAAQTGKPLILSEVGASAGLNLQWDRYSYRLGDFSWGKVSAVGLAPRWEGPPPPQAPIEITERASCDLNPLDPASEDDRLRLFSYIWADQQDRLDRTAAALEMATESGLKVEKADAIDWLRKRLTTPRPGMAHVIYHTIAWQYLPPALKAKGEALIAEVGARATEAAPLARLQLEADGKPEGAAILLTFWPPGETREIGRADFHGRWVKWVGWGGSAV, translated from the coding sequence ATGAGCGAGGACCGCGCAGACCTGATCCGCCAGAGTTTCCTTCGCCAGGCCAAGGCCTGCGCCGATCTCGGCTCTCCCTTCACCGCCCGCCTCTGCGCGCTGGCGGCAGAGCGGTTGACGGAAGAAACCCGTGTTGGCGCAACGGTCCTCGGTTGGTCGGGCAACCCCGACGGTACCGGCGATGCACTCGCGCTGCGGCTCGCCGGCACGCTGCACGCCCTTGTTCGCTCCGGCCAGGACCCAGCACTTGCAGCCGTCTACCCGCCCCATGCCGTCGACGACGACACGCTCTGGGCCGCGATCGAGGCCGCGATGCGCCGGGACGAAGCCTTCATGCTGGAGCGCCTGAAATCCGCCCCGCAGACCAACGAGGTGCGCCGCTCCTCCGCCCTGCTCCCCGGTTTCCTGACCATTGCGGCGCAGACCGGCAAGCCGCTGATCCTCTCGGAAGTCGGCGCCAGCGCCGGGTTGAACCTTCAATGGGATCGCTACAGCTACCGCCTCGGGGATTTCAGCTGGGGCAAGGTCTCGGCCGTCGGACTCGCCCCGCGCTGGGAGGGTCCGCCGCCACCGCAAGCCCCAATCGAGATCACCGAACGGGCCAGCTGTGATCTGAACCCGCTCGACCCCGCCTCGGAAGACGATCGCCTGCGGCTCTTCTCCTACATCTGGGCCGACCAGCAGGACCGCCTCGATCGCACGGCAGCAGCGCTTGAAATGGCAACCGAAAGCGGCCTGAAGGTGGAAAAGGCCGATGCCATCGACTGGCTGCGCAAGCGCTTGACAACGCCGCGTCCGGGAATGGCCCACGTGATCTACCACACCATCGCCTGGCAATATCTGCCACCGGCGCTGAAGGCCAAGGGTGAAGCCCTGATCGCCGAAGTGGGCGCCCGCGCGACAGAGGCCGCCCCGCTGGCGCGCCTGCAGCTGGAAGCCGACGGCAAGCCGGAAGGGGCAGCCATCCTGCTCACGTTCTGGCCGCCGGGGGAGACCCGCGAGATTGGCCGGGCGGATTTTCACGGGCGCTGGGTGAAATGGGTTGGGTGGGGAGGTTCAGCCGTCTGA
- a CDS encoding sarcosine oxidase subunit gamma, whose product MADMSVAERKTVLAGFQGGSAKVRLTPALPATRVSLRAGEDGVAGLSKSLGLTLPTKPKTSVSAKGRTAFWIGPDEWFLIDEKGDALMADCAASGVVHSATDISHRNTAIIVSGPAAADTLNAACPLDLSLAAFPVGAVTRTVFGKIEIILHRVEEDTFRVECWRSFAEYAFGMLAEGAEDASL is encoded by the coding sequence ATGGCTGATATGTCTGTTGCAGAACGCAAGACCGTTCTTGCCGGCTTCCAGGGCGGCAGCGCCAAGGTGCGCCTCACCCCGGCGCTTCCCGCCACCCGCGTTTCGCTGCGCGCCGGTGAAGATGGCGTTGCCGGTCTTTCGAAGTCGCTTGGCCTCACGCTTCCGACAAAGCCCAAGACGTCCGTCTCGGCCAAGGGCCGCACGGCTTTCTGGATCGGTCCGGACGAATGGTTCCTGATCGATGAGAAGGGTGACGCGTTGATGGCCGATTGCGCCGCCTCCGGCGTGGTGCATTCGGCGACCGACATCTCCCACCGCAACACCGCGATCATCGTCTCGGGACCTGCCGCTGCCGACACGCTCAACGCTGCCTGCCCGCTCGACCTCTCTCTCGCCGCCTTCCCGGTGGGCGCCGTGACGCGCACGGTGTTCGGCAAGATCGAGATCATCCTCCACCGCGTCGAGGAAGATACGTTCCGGGTGGAATGCTGGCGGTCCTTTGCGGAATATGCCTTCGGCATGCTCGCCGAAGGTGCGGAGGATGCCTCGCTCTGA
- a CDS encoding N-acyl amino acid synthase FeeM domain-containing protein, giving the protein MELEGFAERLMRYLDHVEYRRIETSEDLETIEQLRYKAYKAANVLPVAVPSMIDDADFDPHAFVFGIYYFEELVSTIRLHHVTPEHPLSQSAGVFPDVMEAYLDAGLTLIDPARFAIDPAVAAELPILPYITLRPSIVAAAYFKADRVLQHVRPHHAAFYKRVFYAETIVERRMTEIYGLELTLMATNTHTTGDKLLRRYPFFDSGVHERRLMFGRQEILRRIDPLTILPSARLVANGKISGAIAGLDY; this is encoded by the coding sequence ATGGAACTTGAGGGTTTTGCAGAACGATTGATGCGCTATCTCGACCACGTCGAATACAGGCGGATTGAGACGAGCGAAGACCTGGAGACGATAGAGCAGCTTCGCTACAAGGCTTACAAGGCTGCCAATGTTCTGCCGGTCGCTGTCCCTAGCATGATCGATGATGCGGATTTCGATCCCCACGCCTTCGTCTTCGGTATCTATTACTTCGAGGAACTGGTCAGCACGATCCGGCTGCATCACGTCACCCCGGAGCATCCGCTGTCCCAGTCGGCCGGGGTATTTCCCGACGTGATGGAGGCCTATCTCGACGCGGGCCTGACCCTGATCGATCCCGCACGGTTCGCCATTGATCCCGCCGTTGCGGCCGAGTTACCAATTCTCCCCTATATCACACTGCGGCCCAGCATCGTGGCGGCCGCATATTTCAAGGCGGATCGCGTATTGCAGCATGTGCGGCCCCACCACGCCGCATTCTACAAGCGCGTCTTCTATGCTGAAACCATCGTGGAACGGCGGATGACCGAGATCTACGGGCTCGAACTGACACTGATGGCCACAAACACCCACACTACCGGAGACAAGCTCCTGCGGCGCTATCCGTTCTTTGATTCCGGTGTGCATGAGCGTCGGCTGATGTTCGGCCGTCAGGAAATTCTCAGGCGCATCGATCCGCTGACCATTCTGCCTTCGGCGCGGTTGGTCGCCAATGGAAAGATCAGCGGCGCGATCGCAGGGCTGGATTATTGA
- a CDS encoding antitoxin MazE family protein codes for MSSTAKPKPSRVKVSEHRARLRAQGLRPIQIWVPDVRAPSFKAEAHRQSLAVAMSAEALNDQAFIDAASDIDFEDGEDA; via the coding sequence ATGTCCTCCACCGCCAAACCAAAGCCCTCCCGCGTGAAGGTGAGCGAACATCGCGCACGCCTACGGGCGCAAGGCTTGCGGCCGATTCAGATCTGGGTGCCGGATGTTCGTGCTCCGTCATTTAAGGCGGAAGCGCATCGGCAGTCACTAGCCGTTGCAATGAGCGCTGAAGCACTGAACGATCAGGCATTCATCGATGCGGCGTCCGACATCGACTTCGAAGATGGTGAAGACGCGTGA
- a CDS encoding tetratricopeptide repeat protein, which produces MLPTAFNAISSKRLITATALLGVLALAGCATTTETTDVIRIDRAQGSEENIASLSAVIQSNPRDPEGYNVRGSAYGRAGQFRQALDDFNTALQINPQFYQAYANRALVYRNMGKPVEAAADYNSALKINPNYDVAYIGRGNIYRQAGRVDEAFGDFNRAIQLNTTDGRAYHNRGLIYQLRGQHDKAIDDFSKAISLSSSAPEPYNGRGVSYIALNDDENAFADFNHAIELNDKLAESWANQALVYERRGDKARAAKSYSHALQLDPKYLPAKQGLDRTRGGA; this is translated from the coding sequence GTGCTCCCGACCGCCTTCAACGCCATCAGCAGCAAACGCCTGATCACAGCGACCGCCCTTCTCGGCGTGCTCGCTCTGGCCGGTTGCGCAACGACGACCGAAACGACGGACGTAATCCGCATCGACCGGGCACAGGGCTCGGAAGAAAACATTGCCTCGCTCTCGGCCGTCATTCAGTCCAATCCGCGCGATCCTGAAGGCTACAATGTTCGAGGCTCAGCCTATGGTCGTGCCGGCCAGTTCAGGCAGGCGCTGGACGATTTCAACACCGCCCTGCAGATCAACCCGCAATTCTACCAGGCCTATGCCAACCGCGCGCTCGTCTACCGCAACATGGGCAAGCCGGTCGAAGCGGCTGCGGATTACAATTCGGCTCTGAAGATCAACCCGAACTACGACGTCGCCTATATCGGGCGCGGCAACATTTATCGCCAGGCTGGTCGCGTCGACGAGGCCTTTGGCGACTTCAACCGCGCCATCCAGCTCAACACCACCGACGGCCGTGCCTATCACAACCGCGGCCTCATCTACCAGCTGCGCGGCCAGCACGACAAAGCGATTGACGACTTCTCCAAGGCGATCTCGCTGTCCTCGAGCGCACCCGAACCCTATAACGGCCGCGGCGTCTCCTATATCGCTCTTAACGACGACGAAAACGCCTTTGCCGACTTCAATCACGCGATCGAGCTGAACGACAAGCTCGCCGAAAGCTGGGCCAATCAGGCGCTGGTCTACGAGCGTCGCGGCGACAAGGCCCGTGCGGCCAAGTCTTATTCGCACGCCCTCCAGCTGGACCCGAAGTATCTGCCGGCCAAGCAGGGCCTCGACCGGACGCGCGGCGGCGCTTGA
- a CDS encoding MaoC family dehydratase has translation MPQEISLRDVPGLVGAVVGVSDWITVDQPMIDAFAGATMDHQFIHTDPVRAAAETPFGGTIAHGFLTVSLLSAMNYNCLPKIREQTLGINYGFDKLRFMSPVKTGKRIRGSFKLAGARFRGAGMLMLTYEVTVEIEDERKPALTADWITISQFDPKDRPEGV, from the coding sequence ATGCCGCAAGAGATTTCACTGAGAGACGTTCCCGGCCTCGTGGGCGCCGTGGTCGGGGTTTCCGACTGGATCACCGTCGACCAGCCAATGATCGACGCCTTCGCCGGCGCCACCATGGACCACCAGTTCATCCACACCGACCCCGTGCGCGCGGCGGCAGAAACGCCTTTTGGCGGCACGATCGCTCACGGCTTTCTCACCGTGTCGCTGCTCTCGGCGATGAACTACAATTGCCTGCCAAAGATCCGCGAACAGACGCTGGGCATCAATTACGGCTTCGACAAGCTACGCTTCATGTCGCCGGTAAAAACCGGCAAGCGCATCCGGGGAAGTTTCAAGCTCGCGGGCGCGCGTTTCCGTGGCGCCGGCATGCTGATGCTGACCTATGAGGTCACCGTCGAGATCGAGGACGAGCGCAAGCCCGCGCTCACCGCCGACTGGATCACCATCTCCCAGTTCGACCCGAAAGATCGTCCCGAAGGGGTCTGA
- a CDS encoding sarcosine oxidase subunit delta — MLVIKCPYCEEERAELEFRAAGEAHIARPENIASITDEEFADYFFLRDNPKGLIFERWRHIHGCGRFFNAARDTISDKILLTYKAGEPMPDPATLQSATVTKGEKA, encoded by the coding sequence ATGCTGGTCATCAAATGCCCCTATTGCGAAGAAGAGCGTGCCGAGCTCGAATTTCGCGCCGCCGGTGAAGCGCATATCGCGCGCCCGGAAAACATCGCTTCGATCACGGACGAGGAGTTCGCGGATTACTTCTTCCTGCGTGATAACCCGAAGGGCCTGATCTTCGAACGCTGGCGCCACATCCATGGCTGCGGGCGCTTCTTCAATGCCGCCCGCGACACCATCTCCGACAAGATCCTGCTGACCTACAAGGCCGGTGAACCCATGCCCGATCCTGCGACGCTCCAGTCCGCCACCGTCACCAAGGGAGAGAAGGCATGA
- a CDS encoding sarcosine oxidase subunit alpha, producing the protein MSAANRIPGKGRLTPALTARFTIDGRTLTAYEGDTVASAMIANGMHLAGRSFKYHRPRGILTAGPEEPNALLDVSRDAARRQPNVRATVQEVFDGMKIETQNRWPSLSLDIGEVNNLLSPFFAAGFYYKTFMWPKAAWHHIYEPFIRRAAGLGHAPKEADPDHYANRYAHCDVLVIGGGAAGLASALAAAQTGVRVMIVDEQPEMGGAFHFDTGAMVDGQSGWDWAQATVAKLKGMSNVTVLSRTTAFGYHNHNYVALVERVTDHIAKPAKNQPRERLWQVRAKRVIIASGAIERHMVFANNDRPGIMLASAGRTYLNHFGVAVGAKVGVYTAHDSAYEAAIDLKKAGVSVPVIVDAREKPGESVLAQARALGIEVLTGHGVVDTAGRLRVRSITVRRNGGGSTRKIEVDALLMCAGWTPSVHMFSQSRGKLKFDAANQRFLPDVYAQDCICVGGCNGTDDLQVLLDEATAAGLSSAKAAGATETPAISLSGANAHAWTGGMIGAAEGAGREDNVKAFVDFQHDVCAKDIRLAVREGMHSIEHIKRFTTNGMASDQGKLSNMHGLAIAAEVLGKEIPQVGLTTFRAPYTPVTFGTLINHSRDALFDPVRKTPMHAYEVSQGAVYEDVGNWKRAWYYPKGGEDMHAAVNRECKTVRDAAGVFNASTLGKIEVVGPDAAEFLNLMYTNAWDTLKPGKARYGIMTREDGFIYDDGVVGRLAEDRFHVTTTTGGAPRVMNHMEDYLQTEFPHLKVWLTSTTEQWAVIAVQGPKARDIIAPFVEGIDISNEAFPHMSVAEGKFCGVPTRLFRVSFTGELGFEVNVPADFGADVFRQIWERAQSLGACLYGTETMHVLRAEKGYIIVGQDTDGTLTADDAGLSWAVSKKKTDFVGIRGMKRPDLVKEGRKQLVGLLTKNPNEVLEEGGQIVADPNQPKPMTMLGHVTSSYWSENLGRSIAIAMVAGGRARMGETLYVPMKDKTIAVEVTDMVFFDKEGGRIHG; encoded by the coding sequence ATGAGTGCTGCCAACCGTATTCCCGGCAAAGGCCGCCTGACGCCGGCGCTGACCGCCCGCTTCACCATCGATGGACGCACGCTGACCGCTTACGAAGGCGATACCGTGGCTTCCGCCATGATCGCCAACGGCATGCATCTCGCCGGTCGCTCGTTCAAGTATCACCGTCCGCGCGGCATCCTGACCGCAGGTCCGGAAGAGCCAAATGCACTGCTCGACGTCTCGCGTGACGCAGCCCGCCGCCAGCCGAATGTGCGGGCGACCGTGCAGGAAGTCTTCGACGGGATGAAGATCGAGACGCAGAACCGCTGGCCGTCGCTGTCGCTCGACATCGGCGAGGTCAACAATCTGTTGTCGCCCTTCTTTGCCGCCGGCTTCTACTACAAGACCTTCATGTGGCCGAAGGCCGCCTGGCACCACATCTATGAGCCCTTCATTCGTCGCGCCGCCGGTCTGGGCCATGCACCGAAGGAAGCGGATCCGGATCATTACGCCAACCGTTACGCCCATTGCGACGTGCTGGTGATCGGTGGTGGTGCCGCCGGTCTCGCTTCGGCACTGGCTGCCGCCCAGACGGGCGTGCGCGTCATGATCGTCGACGAACAGCCGGAAATGGGCGGTGCCTTCCACTTCGACACGGGTGCGATGGTCGACGGCCAAAGCGGCTGGGACTGGGCGCAAGCGACTGTCGCCAAGCTGAAGGGCATGTCGAATGTCACCGTGCTCTCGCGCACGACGGCCTTCGGCTATCACAACCACAATTACGTGGCGCTGGTCGAGCGTGTCACCGACCACATCGCCAAGCCGGCCAAGAACCAGCCGCGCGAGCGGCTGTGGCAGGTGCGTGCCAAGCGCGTGATCATCGCTAGCGGCGCAATCGAACGCCATATGGTGTTCGCCAACAACGACCGTCCGGGCATCATGCTGGCCTCGGCCGGTCGCACCTATCTCAACCATTTCGGCGTCGCCGTCGGTGCCAAGGTTGGTGTCTACACCGCGCATGACTCGGCCTATGAAGCGGCGATCGATCTGAAGAAGGCGGGCGTATCGGTGCCCGTCATCGTCGATGCGCGTGAAAAGCCGGGCGAGAGCGTTCTGGCCCAGGCGCGTGCGCTGGGCATCGAAGTGCTCACCGGTCACGGCGTGGTCGATACCGCTGGTCGCCTGCGTGTCCGCTCGATCACAGTTCGCCGCAATGGCGGCGGCTCCACCCGCAAGATCGAGGTCGATGCGCTCCTGATGTGCGCCGGCTGGACGCCGTCCGTGCACATGTTCTCGCAGTCGCGCGGCAAGCTGAAGTTCGATGCTGCCAACCAGCGCTTTCTGCCTGACGTCTACGCCCAGGACTGCATCTGCGTCGGCGGCTGCAACGGCACCGACGATCTGCAGGTGCTGCTCGACGAGGCAACCGCTGCCGGTCTCTCCTCCGCCAAGGCTGCGGGTGCGACCGAGACGCCAGCCATTTCGCTGTCGGGTGCGAATGCCCATGCCTGGACCGGCGGCATGATCGGCGCTGCGGAAGGGGCAGGGCGCGAAGACAACGTCAAGGCCTTTGTCGACTTCCAGCACGACGTCTGCGCCAAGGACATCCGCCTTGCCGTGCGCGAGGGTATGCATTCGATCGAGCATATCAAGCGCTTCACGACGAACGGCATGGCCTCCGACCAGGGCAAGCTTTCCAACATGCATGGCCTTGCCATCGCGGCGGAAGTGCTGGGCAAGGAGATCCCGCAGGTCGGTCTCACCACCTTCCGCGCTCCCTATACTCCCGTCACCTTCGGCACGCTGATCAACCATTCGCGCGATGCGCTGTTTGATCCGGTGCGCAAGACGCCAATGCATGCCTATGAAGTCTCCCAGGGAGCCGTCTATGAAGATGTCGGCAACTGGAAGCGCGCCTGGTACTACCCTAAGGGCGGCGAAGACATGCATGCCGCCGTCAATCGCGAGTGCAAGACGGTGCGCGATGCAGCCGGCGTCTTCAACGCCTCGACGCTCGGCAAGATCGAGGTGGTCGGCCCCGATGCGGCCGAGTTCCTGAACCTGATGTACACCAATGCCTGGGACACGCTGAAGCCCGGCAAGGCGCGTTACGGCATCATGACGCGCGAAGACGGCTTCATCTATGACGATGGCGTCGTCGGTCGCCTGGCCGAGGATCGCTTCCATGTGACCACCACGACGGGCGGTGCGCCGCGCGTCATGAACCACATGGAAGACTATCTGCAGACGGAATTCCCGCATCTGAAGGTCTGGCTCACATCGACCACCGAGCAATGGGCGGTCATCGCCGTCCAGGGCCCGAAGGCGCGCGACATCATCGCGCCGTTCGTCGAGGGCATCGACATCTCGAACGAGGCCTTCCCGCATATGAGCGTGGCCGAAGGCAAGTTCTGCGGCGTGCCGACGCGTCTCTTCCGCGTGTCCTTCACCGGCGAGCTCGGTTTCGAAGTCAACGTGCCCGCCGATTTCGGCGCTGACGTCTTCCGTCAGATCTGGGAACGCGCCCAGTCGCTCGGCGCCTGCCTCTACGGCACCGAGACCATGCACGTGCTGCGCGCCGAAAAGGGTTATATCATCGTCGGTCAGGATACCGACGGCACGCTGACGGCTGACGATGCGGGCCTCTCCTGGGCGGTGTCGAAGAAGAAGACCGATTTCGTCGGTATTCGCGGCATGAAGCGTCCGGATCTGGTCAAGGAAGGCCGCAAGCAGCTTGTTGGCCTTCTGACGAAGAACCCGAACGAGGTACTGGAAGAGGGCGGGCAGATCGTTGCCGATCCGAACCAGCCGAAGCCGATGACCATGCTCGGACATGTTACCTCGTCCTACTGGTCGGAAAACCTCGGTCGCTCGATTGCGATTGCCATGGTGGCCGGTGGCCGCGCCCGCATGGGCGAGACGCTCTACGTGCCGATGAAGGACAAGACCATCGCGGTTGAGGTCACCGACATGGTATTCTTTGACAAGGAAGGAGGCCGCATCCATGGCTGA
- the rpsU gene encoding 30S ribosomal protein S21 produces the protein MQVLVRDNNVDQALRALKKKLQREGVFREMKMHDFFEKPSEKRAREKAEAVRRVRKLARKKMQREGLLPAARGR, from the coding sequence GTGCAGGTACTAGTCCGCGACAACAACGTTGACCAGGCGCTCCGCGCTCTCAAGAAGAAGCTGCAGCGCGAAGGTGTCTTCCGCGAAATGAAGATGCACGACTTCTTCGAAAAGCCGTCTGAAAAGCGCGCACGCGAAAAGGCCGAGGCTGTTCGTCGCGTCCGCAAGCTGGCGCGCAAGAAGATGCAGCGCGAAGGCTTGCTGCCGGCTGCTCGCGGTCGTTGA
- a CDS encoding type II toxin-antitoxin system PemK/MazF family toxin has translation MRRGDIWTVSGGKDYAGKPRPVVVVQDEAFDATDSITICAFTTDETEAPLFRLPVAPNERNGLHSPCRLMVDKITTVPKSKVGTRVGRLDDADILRLNQAVLVFLGLAGSPRVSA, from the coding sequence GTGAGACGCGGCGACATTTGGACAGTTTCCGGTGGTAAAGACTATGCGGGAAAGCCTCGCCCCGTTGTCGTGGTCCAGGATGAGGCGTTTGACGCGACGGATTCGATCACGATCTGCGCATTCACCACAGACGAGACCGAAGCGCCGCTCTTTCGCCTGCCTGTGGCGCCAAATGAACGGAATGGGCTGCATTCGCCTTGCCGCCTCATGGTGGACAAGATTACGACAGTCCCGAAGTCCAAGGTCGGTACAAGGGTGGGACGGCTGGATGACGCCGATATCCTACGGCTCAATCAGGCTGTGCTTGTCTTTCTCGGTCTGGCAGGTTCACCACGGGTGAGCGCGTAA
- a CDS encoding sarcosine oxidase subunit beta family protein, with the protein MRKYSVFAVVREAMRAHKGWEAQWVSPEPRQSYDVIIIGAGGHGLGAAYYLAKEHGITNVAVIEKGWLGGGNTGRNTTIIRSNYLYEESMDIYEHSLKLWEGLSQDLNYNVMYSPRGVMMLSHNVHDQQSFKRHVNANNLYGIDNEWLTPEQAKAFCPPLDISKTARYPINGAALQRRGGTARHDAVAWGYARAASDRGVHIIQNCEVTGIRRGPNGEVTGVDTTRGFIGAKKIGVSAAGHSSVVMGMAGVRLPVHSTPLQALVSEPLKPIFPCVVMSNTVHAYISQSDKGELVIGAGTDQYNSYSQTGGMQIITHTLDAICELFPMFRRVKMMRQWGGITDNTADRSPIQSVTPVPNLFVNAGWGTGGFKATPGSANLFAHLIAKGEPHRLAQGLTLDRFRTGRLIDEAAAAAVAH; encoded by the coding sequence ATGCGCAAATATTCGGTCTTTGCCGTTGTCCGTGAGGCCATGCGTGCCCACAAGGGATGGGAGGCTCAATGGGTCTCTCCCGAGCCGCGGCAGTCCTATGACGTGATCATCATCGGTGCCGGCGGCCATGGCCTCGGCGCGGCCTACTATCTCGCCAAGGAGCACGGCATTACCAATGTCGCTGTCATCGAGAAGGGCTGGCTCGGCGGTGGCAATACCGGCCGTAACACGACGATCATCCGGTCCAACTATCTCTATGAAGAGAGCATGGACATTTACGAGCATTCGCTGAAGCTCTGGGAGGGCCTGAGCCAGGACCTCAACTACAATGTCATGTATTCGCCGCGCGGCGTGATGATGCTGTCGCACAATGTGCATGACCAGCAGTCCTTCAAGCGCCATGTGAATGCCAATAATCTCTATGGCATCGACAATGAGTGGTTGACGCCGGAGCAGGCCAAGGCGTTTTGCCCGCCGCTCGATATCTCCAAGACTGCGCGCTACCCGATCAATGGTGCTGCTCTTCAGCGCCGTGGCGGCACGGCCCGTCACGATGCGGTGGCCTGGGGTTATGCGCGTGCGGCGTCCGATCGCGGCGTGCACATCATCCAGAACTGCGAAGTCACCGGCATCCGTCGTGGCCCCAATGGTGAAGTCACCGGCGTCGACACGACCAGGGGCTTCATCGGCGCGAAGAAGATCGGCGTGTCCGCTGCCGGCCATTCCTCCGTGGTCATGGGCATGGCGGGCGTGCGTCTTCCCGTTCACTCGACGCCGCTGCAGGCGCTCGTCTCCGAGCCGCTAAAGCCGATCTTCCCCTGCGTGGTCATGTCGAACACCGTGCATGCCTATATCTCGCAATCGGACAAGGGCGAGCTGGTCATCGGTGCCGGTACCGACCAGTACAACTCCTATAGCCAGACCGGCGGCATGCAGATCATCACGCATACGCTCGACGCCATCTGCGAGCTCTTCCCGATGTTCCGTCGCGTGAAGATGATGCGCCAGTGGGGCGGCATCACCGACAACACGGCCGACCGTTCGCCGATCCAGAGCGTCACGCCGGTTCCGAACCTCTTCGTCAATGCCGGCTGGGGTACGGGTGGTTTCAAGGCGACGCCGGGTTCGGCGAACCTCTTTGCTCATCTCATCGCCAAGGGCGAGCCGCATCGGCTGGCCCAGGGCCTGACGCTCGACCGGTTCCGCACCGGCCGCCTCATCGACGAGGCAGCCGCCGCTGCCGTGGCGCACTGA